In a single window of the Nicotiana tomentosiformis chromosome 8, ASM39032v3, whole genome shotgun sequence genome:
- the LOC138897341 gene encoding uncharacterized protein, with product MTVTQYEMRFADLARHVIWLVPTEREKIRRFIDGLNYGLHYSLAREAETNARFDQVVEIFRRLEKVRRLDRERREAKRPCGSGGFSSASYGGQYHYSKGRPFSPTLAASCYSWFFN from the coding sequence ATgactgtgacccagtacgagatgaggtttgcAGATTTGGCACGTCATgttatatggttggttcccactgagagggagaagatcaggaggttcattgatggcctcaactatggtttaCATTATAGTTTGGCTCGAGAGGCCGAGACTAATGCTAGGTTTGACCAAGTGGTTGAGATTTTTAGACGTTTGGAGAAGGTTCGCAGGCTTGATCGTGAGAGgcgagaggccaagaggccttgtggttcAGGTGGTTTTAGTAGTGCCTCATATGGAGGCCAGTACCATTACAGCAAAGGTCGTCCTTTTAGTCCCACTCTGGCAGCGTCATGTTACTCGTGGTTCTTCAATTAG